The Halosimplex litoreum genome has a window encoding:
- a CDS encoding beta-ketoacyl-ACP reductase yields the protein MNLEGQTCVVTGSSRGIGKGIAEDLAGRGADVVVNYRSSAAEARAVVESIEDEGGRAVAAQADVSDFEDVQAMREEVVDAFGSVDVLVNNAGVTVDKKFEHMTRDDWDTVIDVNLGGVYNCTKAFFDDIKESRHGRLVNISSVVGQQGNYGQANYATTKSGLFGFTRTIALEMAASGSTANCIAPGFVETDMLEEVPERVQEKILREIPLDRFATVEDICGIVSFVASEESSYMTGQVIGVNGGMEW from the coding sequence ATGAATCTGGAGGGCCAGACCTGCGTCGTCACGGGGAGTTCCCGGGGCATCGGGAAAGGTATCGCCGAGGACCTCGCCGGCCGCGGCGCGGACGTGGTCGTCAACTACCGCTCGTCTGCAGCGGAGGCCCGGGCGGTCGTCGAGTCGATCGAGGACGAGGGAGGACGGGCGGTCGCCGCTCAGGCCGACGTGTCCGACTTCGAGGACGTGCAGGCCATGCGCGAGGAGGTCGTCGACGCGTTCGGTTCCGTCGACGTACTCGTCAACAACGCCGGGGTCACCGTCGACAAGAAGTTCGAGCACATGACCCGCGACGACTGGGACACCGTGATCGACGTCAACCTCGGCGGCGTCTACAACTGCACGAAGGCCTTCTTCGACGACATCAAGGAGAGCCGCCACGGCCGGCTGGTCAACATCTCGTCGGTCGTCGGCCAGCAGGGAAACTACGGCCAAGCAAACTACGCGACGACCAAATCGGGCCTGTTCGGGTTCACCCGCACGATCGCCCTGGAGATGGCCGCCTCGGGTTCGACGGCCAACTGCATCGCGCCCGGATTCGTCGAGACGGACATGCTGGAGGAGGTGCCCGAGCGGGTCCAGGAGAAGATCCTGCGGGAGATCCCGCTCGACCGGTTCGCCACCGTCGAGGACATCTGCGGGATCGTCTCGTTCGTCGCCAGCGAGGAGTCCAGCTACATGACCGGCCAGGTGATCGGTGTCAACGGCGGGATGGAGTGGTGA
- a CDS encoding acyl-CoA carboxylase subunit beta, whose amino-acid sequence MSQEETDEATDSDASDDTTEGSATPAEETALEELRRRREESRIGGGEERIERQHARGKMTAHERVEYLLDDGTFTEIDPFVEHRATSFGMEEKEFPGDAVVTGYGDVNGRKVFVFAHDFTVLGGSVGEVVADKICKAMDRAVDAGVPVVGLNDSGGARIQEGVDSLVGFAKIFERNTKASGMIPQISAIMGPCAGGATYSPALTDFTFMVQDTSHMFITGPDVIETVTGEQVSKEELGGASSHSTKSGVAHFACEDEKAALDDIRRLLSYLPQNNMEDPPRVASWDDPDRELDGITDIVPEAPRKPYDMTKVIDRVVDEDSFFEVHENWARNVVVGYARMDGRVVGIVANQPRVSAGTLDIDASEKAARFIRTCDSFNVPIVSLVDVPGFMPGTDQEHNGIIRRGAKLIYAYAEATVPLLSVVVRKAYGGAYIVMSSKFLGSDVNYAWPASEMAVLGPRGAVNILYRKELQQAENTDERRQELMDEFREEFAHPYGPARRGYLDDVIEPKDTRRRLIRDLDMLERKREDSPPKDHGNIPL is encoded by the coding sequence ATGAGCCAGGAAGAGACAGACGAGGCGACGGATTCCGACGCATCGGACGACACGACCGAGGGAAGCGCGACGCCGGCGGAGGAGACCGCCCTGGAGGAACTGCGACGGCGCCGCGAGGAGTCGCGGATCGGCGGCGGCGAGGAGCGCATCGAGCGCCAGCACGCTCGCGGGAAGATGACCGCCCACGAGCGCGTCGAATACCTCCTCGACGACGGCACGTTCACCGAGATCGACCCGTTCGTCGAGCACCGGGCGACATCCTTCGGCATGGAGGAGAAGGAGTTCCCCGGCGACGCCGTCGTCACCGGCTACGGCGACGTCAACGGTCGGAAGGTGTTCGTCTTCGCCCACGACTTCACGGTGCTGGGCGGCTCCGTCGGCGAGGTCGTCGCCGACAAGATCTGCAAGGCGATGGATCGTGCGGTCGACGCCGGCGTCCCGGTGGTCGGGCTCAACGACTCCGGCGGCGCGCGCATCCAGGAGGGCGTCGACTCGCTGGTCGGCTTCGCGAAGATCTTCGAGCGCAACACCAAAGCCTCGGGGATGATCCCCCAGATCTCGGCGATCATGGGGCCCTGCGCTGGCGGCGCGACCTACTCGCCTGCGCTGACCGACTTCACGTTCATGGTCCAGGACACCTCCCACATGTTCATCACCGGCCCGGACGTGATCGAGACTGTCACCGGCGAGCAGGTCTCGAAGGAAGAACTCGGCGGCGCGAGCAGCCACTCGACGAAGTCGGGCGTCGCGCACTTCGCCTGCGAGGACGAGAAAGCGGCGCTGGACGACATCCGCAGGCTCCTCTCCTACCTCCCGCAGAACAACATGGAGGACCCGCCGCGAGTCGCCTCCTGGGACGACCCCGACCGCGAACTCGACGGCATCACCGACATCGTGCCCGAAGCGCCGCGCAAGCCCTACGACATGACGAAGGTGATCGACCGCGTGGTCGACGAGGACTCCTTCTTCGAAGTCCACGAGAACTGGGCGCGCAACGTCGTCGTCGGCTACGCCCGCATGGACGGTCGCGTGGTCGGTATCGTCGCCAACCAGCCACGGGTCAGCGCGGGCACCCTCGACATCGACGCCTCCGAGAAGGCCGCGCGGTTCATCCGCACCTGCGACTCGTTCAACGTCCCCATCGTCTCGCTGGTGGACGTGCCGGGGTTCATGCCCGGGACCGACCAGGAGCACAACGGGATCATCCGCCGGGGCGCGAAGCTCATCTACGCCTACGCCGAGGCGACGGTCCCGCTGCTGTCGGTGGTCGTCCGGAAGGCCTACGGCGGCGCCTACATCGTCATGTCTTCGAAGTTCCTCGGCTCGGACGTGAACTACGCCTGGCCCGCCTCGGAGATGGCGGTGCTGGGTCCCCGCGGCGCCGTCAACATCCTCTACCGGAAGGAGCTCCAGCAGGCCGAGAACACCGACGAGCGCCGCCAGGAACTGATGGACGAGTTCCGCGAGGAGTTCGCCCACCCCTACGGCCCCGCCAGACGGGGCTATCTCGACGACGTGATCGAGCCGAAAGACACGCGCAGGCGCCTGATCCGCGACCTGGACATGCTGGAGCGCAAGCGCGAGGACAGCCCGCCGAAAGACCACGGCAACATCCCACTGTAA
- a CDS encoding thiolase family protein — MTVAVIGASMTKFGERDAWIQELIAQAGEAALDDAGIEPDDVEHLYVSNMSSGEFQGQTGIMNALAHDLGVMPAYSERVDQTSSSGGAGIYEAWQSVASGASEMSLLVGGEKMTHRSTAESTDIIASITHPAEYKHGLTLPSFAGLTARHYLERFDAPRDALAKVAVKNHRNGVDNPHAQFRKEIDEETALESPIVADPLRLYDFCPITDGSAGLVFTTEERAEEIADDYAVISGISGATDTHVVHERDDPTVMGGVVDSADDAYEMAGLGPDDVDVAELHDMFTILEFLQMEGCGFAEQGEAWKQVEEGRTEKDGELPINTSGGLKSKGHPLGASGVAQGYEIYKQLVGEAGPRQVEAETGLACNVGGFGNCVITTIMEAR; from the coding sequence ATGACAGTCGCAGTGATCGGCGCGTCGATGACGAAGTTCGGCGAGCGCGACGCCTGGATCCAGGAGCTGATCGCCCAGGCGGGCGAGGCCGCGCTCGACGACGCCGGCATCGAGCCCGACGACGTGGAGCACCTCTACGTCTCGAACATGTCCAGCGGCGAGTTCCAAGGCCAGACGGGGATCATGAACGCACTCGCTCACGACCTGGGCGTCATGCCCGCCTACAGCGAGCGAGTGGACCAGACCTCCTCGTCGGGCGGCGCCGGTATCTACGAGGCCTGGCAGTCCGTGGCGTCGGGCGCCAGCGAGATGAGCCTGCTCGTCGGCGGCGAGAAGATGACCCACCGCTCGACCGCCGAGTCGACGGACATCATCGCCTCGATCACCCACCCCGCCGAGTACAAGCACGGCCTGACCCTGCCCTCGTTCGCCGGCCTCACGGCGCGACACTACCTCGAACGGTTCGACGCGCCCCGGGACGCGCTGGCGAAGGTCGCCGTCAAGAACCACAGGAACGGCGTCGACAACCCCCACGCGCAGTTCCGGAAGGAGATCGACGAGGAGACCGCCCTCGAAAGCCCGATCGTCGCCGACCCGCTCCGGCTGTACGACTTCTGTCCGATCACCGACGGCAGCGCCGGCCTCGTGTTCACCACCGAGGAGCGCGCCGAGGAGATCGCCGACGACTACGCCGTGATCTCGGGTATCTCGGGCGCGACGGACACCCACGTCGTCCACGAGCGCGACGACCCGACGGTCATGGGCGGGGTCGTCGATTCGGCCGACGACGCCTACGAGATGGCCGGGCTCGGCCCCGACGACGTCGACGTGGCCGAACTGCACGACATGTTCACGATCCTGGAGTTCCTCCAGATGGAGGGCTGTGGCTTCGCCGAGCAGGGCGAGGCCTGGAAGCAAGTGGAGGAGGGCCGCACCGAGAAAGACGGCGAACTGCCGATCAACACCTCCGGGGGGCTGAAGTCGAAGGGTCATCCGCTGGGCGCCAGCGGGGTCGCACAGGGCTACGAGATATACAAACAGCTCGTCGGCGAGGCGGGACCGCGGCAGGTCGAGGCCGAGACCGGTCTCGCGTGCAACGTCGGCGGATTCGGAAACTGCGTCATCACCACGATCATGGAGGCACGATAA